The nucleotide window TCTTCATCATAAAAATCCATATTTTTTTATATCTCCTTTTCTAATTCTAATAATTTTCATTTTTCTTATTAAACACTATGCTTATCGGACAGCCCTCAAATCCGAAATATTCTCTCAATTTATTTTCTATATATCTTTGATAAGAAAAATGTATTAAGTCCGGATTATTTGAGAAAAATACAAATTTAGGCGGTGCCTGTCCTATCTGCGTTCCGTAATTTATTTTTACCGCTCGGCCTTTTCTTGTAGGAACAGGATTTTGTGCTATCATTTCCGCTAAAATCTGATTTAATAATCCTGTTGTTATTTTTTTATGATATTCTTCATTTATAAATTTAGCCTGTTCCAGTATTGACACAGTTCTTTTCCCTGTGAGTGCCGACATTGTAATAATCGGTGCATAATCCAGAAACGGCAAATCCGCTTTTACAAGTTCGGTAAAATGTTTTACGCTGTTATTGTCTTTTTCTATAAGATCCCATTTATTTACGGCTATTATGATAGGTTTCTTTTCTTCATATATAAGTCCTGCCACTCTTTTATCCTGATCCGTCAAAAGCTCTGTAGCATCAAGCATAAGAACACATACATTGGCTCTTTTTATGGATTTTACAGCTCTCAAAACACTGTAATATTCGATAGAGTCTTCTATTTTCGACTTTCTTCTTATTCCTGCAGTATCTATCAATGTATAAGTTTCTCCGTCATATTTCAGAGCCGAGTCTATAGCATCTCTTGTTGTTCCTGCTATATCACTTACGATAGATCTTTCTTCATTTAAAAGTTTATTTATAAGAGAGGATTTTCCTGCATTAGGTCTCCCCAATATCGCAATACAAAGCCCTTCTTCAGTCTGCTTTTCTTTTTTATTGTCAAATTTTGCTATTACAGCATCGAGCAAATCTCCCAAGTTGATTTTATGCTCTCCTGAAATTCCTATAACTTCTTCAAATCCCAAAGCATAAAATTCAAGAATATTGTCCTGTTCTCTCATATAATTATCTATTTTATTTACTGCTACAACTACTTTTTTGTCCTTTTTTCTCAATATATTTGCTATATCTTCGTCAAGTCCTGTAATTCCCGCTTTACCGTCAACCAGAAATATTACTACATCCGCTTCATCTATGGCAACCTGTGCCTGTTCTTTTATTTTTCTCATCATAAAATCATCGGTTTTAGGCTCAAGCCCTCCCGTATCGACAAGTATAAAATTTTTTCCCGACCATTCTGTTTCACGATAAAGTCTGTCCCTTGTAACTCCGGGCTCATCTTTTACTATGGATAATCTGTCCCCTACCAGTTTATTAAATAATGTGGATTTTCCTACGTTAGGTCTTCCCACTATTGCTACTACCTGTTTCATTTTTCCTCCTTATTTATCAATGAAGCACGTTCTTCTTAATGAAATATTCTTAATTTATATAATAATCTGTTTTAAACATTGAAAATAATTAAATTTTTTAAGATAATAATTATTTCTTATGTTCTATTATACATTTTAATCTGTTTTTTTACAAGAGGAGAAATTTTTCAAATAAAAGAGCCGAGCTTTAAGTTCGACTTTTTTATTTAAGTTATTTTTTATTCTATTATTTAAAGATAGTGTATCTGATTACAAAGAGTATAATAAAAATTCTGCCATAACATAAGGAAATATTAAACAATAAAATATCTCGGGATTTAGTTTTAAAATAAGCCCATAATAAAACAATAAAACTTAATATGAAATATATTGATACAAAATACAGCATTGACATATTTCCAAATTTATCTCCAAGTCCGTATACAGAATTTATAGCAGTTGTTTTGTCAGCAACTCCCCATAAATAATAACAATAAGTATTTTCTACTAAGAAATAAAAAGGATAAATCTTATAATAATATACATCTTCTTCATCACATAAATTTCTTTTTTTATTAATAATATTAGAAATCAAATGAGCTATATAACCTATAAACAAATACAAAAACAGATATTTTTCTTCTTTTATATATATTTTCCTATAAAAATTAATAGTTGCTCTGGTAAATTCCACTAATATATGACCAAATCCTAAAAGAATAGGAACTTCTTTAAAAACTCTATCTAATATTTTATTTAAAATTTTTTTCATTTAATACCTCTTCCATTAATGACTTGTAATTTCTTCTATATCTGTATACTGTATTCTAAGGTTAGGAACTTTTAATTTTAGACTTCTTGGCTTAAAATACACATCCGGATTTTTTGTTTTTTCGTATTCTTTATATAATTTTATTCTTTCTTTTGATTCAGAAACATCTTTTATCATATGCGAACCATTAGATAAAGAACTATTTACTATTCCAACATCTCTCATTGTCAAATTACTTTTATTTTTAATATTTTTAAATAAATATTTATCTTCTGAAAAACGAAAATCAGAAACTTCTTTTCTAGTTTTTTCTATATAGGCAACTCCTATTAAAATATTTTTTTTCTTGAGTTCATCTCCTATTTCAGGCTCTTTAATCTCTTTACTATTTTGATATGCATTATCAAATACTCCTCCACTTACACTAGTAATCACAAATTTTAAAACTTTATGACCGCCCGAAAGTAATTTTCCTAAACCATCTGTAGCATACGAAGCAGCGACTCCTACAAGTGATCCTTCTATAAAATCTAAATCTTTTGCTAAGGCTTTATTTTCTCTTAAAATTTCTGCACCATCTTTTTCAGTTATATTATACATTTTTGCTAATTTATTAATATCTTCATTAGCTCTTTCTTTTAAAGTTGTTTGAGCATATTTATAATAGACTGTATTTTCTAAACGTTCTATATTTCCTAAAAAATCCCCCACATGTTCACCAAAATCAGCTTTGCTGTAATCTTTTCCGTCTGGCTTTGTCTGTATCGGTATATTTCCTTCCTCATACGTCTTGTTAAAGAAGTCATTCGTTGCTCTTCCCGTACTTTCCAACCCTTTTTCTTCCGAACCTTCTGGTACTTTTCTTTGTCTTCCTTCTACTTTTCCTA belongs to Pseudoleptotrichia goodfellowii and includes:
- the der gene encoding ribosome biogenesis GTPase Der, giving the protein MKQVVAIVGRPNVGKSTLFNKLVGDRLSIVKDEPGVTRDRLYRETEWSGKNFILVDTGGLEPKTDDFMMRKIKEQAQVAIDEADVVIFLVDGKAGITGLDEDIANILRKKDKKVVVAVNKIDNYMREQDNILEFYALGFEEVIGISGEHKINLGDLLDAVIAKFDNKKEKQTEEGLCIAILGRPNAGKSSLINKLLNEERSIVSDIAGTTRDAIDSALKYDGETYTLIDTAGIRRKSKIEDSIEYYSVLRAVKSIKRANVCVLMLDATELLTDQDKRVAGLIYEEKKPIIIAVNKWDLIEKDNNSVKHFTELVKADLPFLDYAPIITMSALTGKRTVSILEQAKFINEEYHKKITTGLLNQILAEMIAQNPVPTRKGRAVKINYGTQIGQAPPKFVFFSNNPDLIHFSYQRYIENKLREYFGFEGCPISIVFNKKNENY